One Thermoanaerobacter pseudethanolicus ATCC 33223 DNA window includes the following coding sequences:
- the infB gene encoding translation initiation factor IF-2 produces the protein MEVNKMSKTRVYELAKELNLSSKDLISRLNDLDIKVKNHMSTLEDEEVDLIMDLLSDKPQQTDEINQQEEDIFEDNLEDLEEERAYKKSFKKGGKKNKKNNKKVILTEEKQEDEIKIITIPEFLTVKELAEKMKVNPTEIIKKLIAKGIMVTVNQQIDFENASKIAEEYGFLVDKEEVKDELELLLEEAPDDEKDLQPRPPIVTVMGHVDHGKTSLLDAIRNTNVTMKEMGGITQHIGASVVEVNNKKIVFLDTPGHEAFTAMRARGASITDIVVLVVAADDGVMPQTVEAINHVKAANAPMIVAINKIDLPTANPDKVKTELSELGLVPEEWGGNTICVPVSAKKNIGIDNLLEMILLVAEMEDLKANPNKPARGTIIEAKLEKGKGPVATVIVQNGTLQIGDAILAGTTYGRVRAMFDDKGKRIKKAGPSTPVEVLGFSEVPEAGDKLIVVEEEKKARELAERRKELQKEMELKRKQKVSLEDLFSQIQEGSVKELNIIIKADVQGSVEALKKSIEDLSNEEVRIKVIHGAVGAITETDVMLASASNAIIIGFNVRPETNAKNLAEKEKVDIKLYRIIYDVIEDIKAAMKGLLEPKYKEVELGRAEVRAVFRVPGVGNVAGCYVLSGKILRNADVRIIRNGIVVYEGKIASLKRFKDDVREVQQGFECGIGIEKFNDIKEGDIIEAYQMEEIPR, from the coding sequence ATGGAGGTGAATAAAATGTCTAAAACAAGAGTTTATGAATTAGCAAAAGAATTGAATTTATCTAGTAAAGACCTTATATCCAGATTAAACGATTTGGATATAAAAGTTAAAAACCACATGAGTACGTTGGAAGATGAAGAAGTAGACTTAATCATGGATTTACTAAGTGACAAACCACAACAAACGGATGAAATAAATCAACAGGAAGAAGATATATTTGAAGATAATTTAGAGGATTTGGAAGAAGAGAGAGCTTACAAAAAGAGTTTCAAAAAAGGTGGTAAGAAAAATAAGAAGAATAACAAAAAAGTGATTTTAACAGAGGAAAAACAAGAGGACGAAATTAAAATAATCACTATTCCCGAGTTTTTGACTGTAAAAGAGTTAGCAGAAAAAATGAAAGTCAATCCTACAGAGATAATTAAAAAGTTAATTGCAAAAGGAATAATGGTTACAGTAAATCAACAGATTGATTTTGAAAATGCATCTAAAATTGCTGAAGAATATGGATTTTTGGTGGATAAAGAAGAAGTAAAAGATGAATTAGAATTGTTGTTAGAAGAAGCGCCTGATGATGAAAAAGATTTGCAACCTCGTCCACCTATTGTTACTGTAATGGGCCATGTGGACCATGGTAAAACTTCTTTATTAGATGCCATTAGAAATACAAATGTCACTATGAAAGAAATGGGAGGAATCACACAGCATATAGGTGCCTCTGTAGTTGAGGTAAATAACAAAAAAATTGTGTTTTTAGATACGCCTGGCCATGAAGCTTTTACTGCTATGAGAGCAAGAGGAGCCAGCATTACAGATATTGTCGTTTTAGTCGTAGCTGCAGATGATGGTGTTATGCCTCAAACAGTAGAAGCAATAAACCACGTGAAAGCTGCCAATGCACCTATGATTGTAGCTATAAACAAAATAGATTTGCCGACTGCAAATCCTGATAAGGTAAAGACAGAGCTAAGTGAGCTAGGGTTAGTGCCAGAAGAATGGGGAGGAAATACAATTTGTGTACCTGTTTCTGCAAAGAAAAATATAGGTATAGATAATCTTTTAGAAATGATTTTGCTGGTGGCTGAAATGGAAGATTTAAAAGCTAATCCGAATAAGCCAGCAAGAGGTACTATAATAGAAGCGAAGTTAGAAAAAGGAAAAGGTCCTGTTGCAACCGTAATTGTACAAAATGGTACTTTACAAATAGGAGATGCTATTTTAGCGGGTACCACCTATGGAAGAGTAAGGGCAATGTTTGATGACAAGGGGAAAAGAATTAAAAAAGCCGGGCCTTCTACGCCAGTGGAGGTTTTGGGCTTTTCTGAAGTACCAGAAGCCGGAGATAAGCTCATAGTAGTAGAGGAAGAAAAAAAAGCAAGAGAATTGGCAGAAAGACGTAAAGAACTTCAAAAAGAAATGGAACTTAAACGAAAGCAAAAAGTTTCACTAGAGGACTTATTTAGTCAAATACAGGAAGGTAGCGTAAAAGAATTAAATATTATCATAAAAGCTGATGTTCAAGGTTCAGTAGAAGCATTAAAGAAATCCATTGAAGACTTAAGCAACGAAGAAGTTAGAATAAAGGTAATTCACGGAGCAGTAGGCGCAATAACTGAAACGGATGTTATGCTTGCATCAGCTTCTAATGCCATAATAATAGGTTTTAATGTAAGGCCAGAGACAAATGCTAAAAATCTTGCAGAAAAAGAAAAGGTAGATATAAAGCTTTATCGAATTATATATGATGTTATTGAAGATATTAAAGCAGCTATGAAAGGTCTGTTAGAGCCAAAATATAAAGAAGTAGAGTTAGGAAGAGCTGAAGTTAGGGCCGTTTTTAGGGTACCTGGTGTAGGAAATGTAGCTGGCTGTTATGTGTTAAGTGGTAAAATTTTAAGAAATGCCGATGTACGTATAATAAGAAATGGTATTGTAGTCTATGAGGGTAAAATTGCTTCTTTAAAGAGATTTAAAGATGATGTGAGAGAAGTACAACAAGGATTTGAATGCGGTATAGGTATAGAGAAATTCAACGACATAAAAGAGGGTGACATAATAGAGGCTTATCAAATGGAAGAAATTCCTCGTTGA
- a CDS encoding L7Ae/L30e/S12e/Gadd45 family ribosomal protein, producing the protein MKNDRFHSMLGISKKAGKLVSGNYSVDKYLKLKKVFLVVLATDVSKNTFKKFATMCERNKVPYIVYSTKELLAKAIGREIVGVIGITDEGLAKVLLDAAKEENYGGE; encoded by the coding sequence ATGAAGAATGACAGATTTCATTCTATGCTCGGAATAAGTAAAAAAGCGGGTAAACTTGTCTCTGGTAATTATAGTGTGGATAAATACCTTAAACTTAAGAAAGTTTTTTTAGTGGTATTGGCCACTGACGTGTCAAAGAATACTTTTAAAAAGTTTGCTACAATGTGTGAACGAAATAAAGTCCCCTATATTGTATATTCCACAAAAGAGCTATTGGCAAAAGCGATAGGAAGAGAAATAGTCGGGGTAATTGGCATTACAGACGAGGGATTAGCAAAAGTATTACTAGATGCTGCAAAGGAGGAAAATTATGGAGGTGAATAA
- the rnpM gene encoding RNase P modulator RnpM: MKTKKVPMRMCLGCQQMKPKKELIRIVRRAKDSVVQVDLTGKVPGRGCYICKDINCLEKAFKNKRLEKALEVPISDEIYEQLKREIEDEE, from the coding sequence ATGAAGACCAAAAAGGTTCCAATGAGAATGTGCTTAGGCTGTCAGCAGATGAAACCAAAAAAGGAATTAATACGCATTGTAAGACGAGCGAAAGATTCAGTTGTACAGGTGGATTTAACAGGTAAAGTGCCGGGAAGAGGTTGTTATATTTGCAAAGATATAAATTGTCTTGAAAAAGCTTTTAAAAACAAAAGGTTAGAAAAAGCGCTAGAAGTACCAATTTCTGATGAAATTTACGAACAATTAAAGAGGGAGATAGAGGATGAAGAATGA
- the nusA gene encoding transcription termination factor NusA: protein MNAEFIEALNSICEEKGIPKDTMFEAIEAALVSAYKKNYGTSQNVKIVMDRETGDVKVYAQKTVVEEVYNDLLEISLEEARKINKKYQIGDIVDIEVTPKNFGRIAAQNAKQVVIQRIREAERNVIYEEFLAKETEVVTGIVTRVDKKNVLINLGRVEAILGPSEQIPGETFAPGDRVKVYIVEVKKTTKGPQILISRSHPGLVKRLFELESPEIQQGIVEIRSIAREAGSRTKMAVFSRDENVDPVGACVGYKGARVQAVVNELKGEKIDIVKWSSKPQEFIMNALSPAKALSIEILDEKEKVARVIVPDYQLSLAIGKEGQNARLAAKLTGWKIDIKSESMVKS from the coding sequence ATGAACGCGGAATTCATAGAAGCTTTAAATTCTATCTGTGAGGAAAAAGGTATCCCAAAAGATACAATGTTTGAAGCAATAGAAGCTGCTTTAGTTTCTGCTTACAAGAAAAATTATGGAACTTCTCAAAATGTTAAAATTGTCATGGATAGAGAAACAGGAGATGTTAAAGTTTATGCACAAAAAACGGTAGTAGAAGAGGTCTACAATGACCTACTAGAAATAAGTTTAGAAGAAGCGAGAAAAATAAATAAAAAATACCAGATAGGAGATATAGTTGATATAGAAGTAACTCCTAAAAACTTTGGCAGAATTGCAGCACAAAACGCAAAACAAGTTGTGATTCAAAGGATTAGAGAAGCTGAAAGAAATGTAATTTATGAAGAGTTTTTAGCCAAAGAAACAGAAGTAGTAACAGGTATTGTAACCAGGGTTGACAAAAAAAATGTGTTAATTAATTTAGGAAGAGTAGAGGCTATATTAGGCCCATCAGAACAAATCCCGGGGGAAACTTTTGCACCAGGAGACAGAGTTAAGGTGTATATTGTGGAAGTAAAAAAGACTACTAAAGGACCTCAGATTTTAATTTCTCGTTCTCATCCAGGACTTGTAAAAAGATTGTTTGAATTGGAATCCCCAGAAATTCAACAAGGAATAGTTGAAATACGGAGTATTGCTCGAGAAGCTGGTTCACGGACAAAAATGGCGGTTTTTAGCAGGGATGAAAATGTGGACCCTGTAGGAGCTTGTGTTGGATATAAAGGTGCAAGAGTACAAGCTGTTGTCAATGAACTAAAAGGAGAAAAAATAGATATAGTCAAGTGGAGTTCAAAACCTCAAGAATTTATAATGAACGCTTTAAGTCCAGCAAAGGCTTTGAGTATAGAAATTTTAGATGAAAAAGAAAAAGTAGCAAGAGTAATTGTACCTGATTATCAATTGTCTTTAGCAATTGGAAAAGAAGGACAAAATGCGAGGCTGGCGGCAAAGCTCACCGGTTGGAAAATAGACATAAAAAGCGAATCAATGGTAAAAAGTTAA
- the rimP gene encoding ribosome maturation factor RimP encodes MSKIEQIAKDLVMPVLEKNNFELVDVEYKKEGSHWYLRVYIDKEGGITLDDCQLVSEYLSDRLDEVDPIEHSYILEVSSPGLDRPLKKPRDFERNIGKEIEISLYAPIDKRKKFEGELIEFTGDKIIILYNGERKEFDMKNVSLVKPVIKF; translated from the coding sequence ATGTCCAAAATAGAACAGATTGCAAAGGATTTAGTAATGCCTGTTTTAGAAAAAAATAATTTTGAACTGGTAGATGTAGAATACAAAAAGGAAGGAAGCCACTGGTATTTGAGAGTCTATATAGATAAAGAAGGAGGTATTACTTTAGATGATTGTCAATTGGTTAGCGAGTATTTAAGCGATAGATTAGATGAAGTAGACCCAATAGAACACAGTTATATTTTAGAAGTATCTTCTCCCGGTCTCGATAGACCTCTTAAGAAGCCTCGAGATTTTGAAAGAAATATCGGAAAAGAAATAGAAATCTCCCTATATGCCCCTATTGATAAGAGAAAAAAGTTTGAAGGTGAACTTATAGAGTTTACTGGTGATAAAATAATTATTCTCTATAATGGAGAAAGAAAGGAATTTGATATGAAGAATGTAAGTCTTGTTAAACCAGTAATAAAGTTTTAA
- a CDS encoding PolC-type DNA polymerase III → MIPASFPQEFEIKKVKLLKKERKLIVSVSSNNNINSQIRKFQDFLLNKFPLIKEVEVVVEQEKKFNSLQDILDNFEEIILKISEEYPASLSFLKTCDVVTENQKIIIKAPNEVVYQFIKSNKIDFVLKKFLKDKYGFKTEIDVVLLEEFEDTMERMIMEEDIKVIEEITKSGQKQETGKTTEKMEDKEDSQVLLGKEIKAEVISIKDVTAETEEAVIEGEIFSLEFKELKSKILMTFDITDYTSSILVKAFLTEEKYNYLKENIQVGSFVKLRGKVFYDKYEGDLVISLKDLQLISPKERKDLSEEKRVELHLHTQMSSMDAVASATEVIKRAAKWGHKAIAITDHAVVQAFPEAMEASSKYGVKVIYGVEGYLVDDGVPIVTGDTEATLEDEFTVFDIETTGLSNINDEIIEIGAVKIKEGKIIDTFETFVNPKIPISSFITKLTGIDESMVKDAPSIEEILPKFLEFASNSVLVAHNANFDVSFIKSKAKKFNLNVNNAVLDTLELSRHLYKDLKNYKLDTLADHLQVKLEHHHRAVDDAMATAEIFIKTIDRLKELGVEKVKDINAILKESEVDIRKLPVYHVTILVKDQKGLRNLYEIISKSNLEYFHRTPRIPKSLLISRREGLIIGSACEQGEVFRAIVSNLEEKKLENIISFYDYLEVQPVGNNEFLIGKGEVKSVEELREINRKIYLLGKKYNKLVVATGDVHFLDPWDDIYRKILMAGKGYKDADRQPPLYFKTTDEMLKEFEYLGEEVAKEIVIDNPNKIADLVEEVKPIPDGTFPPVIEGAEEELRKLTLDKAHEIYGDPLPEIVQNRLDRELNSIINNGYAVMYIIAQKLVSKSLKDGYLVGSRGSVGSSLVATMSGITEVNPLPPHYVCPNCKYSEFITDGSYGCGVDMPDKTCPHCGTLMRKDGFDIPFEVFLGFEGDKEPDIDLNFSGEYQPIAHKYTEELFGKGHVFRAGTIGTLADKTAYGYVKKYFEERNLIVHKSEIKRLTVGCTGVKRTTGQHPGGIMVVPKDKSIYDFTPIQHPADAEDTDVITTHFDYHSISGRLLKLDILGHDDPTVIRMLEDLTGINAREIPLDDKKTMSLFTSVEALGIDPEELNTPVGTLGLPEFGTKFVRQMLIDTRPTTFAELVRISGLSHGTDVWLNNAQDIIREGIATLKEVISTRDDIMLYLISKGMDKKLSFKIMENVRKGKGVTQEEIEEMRKHGVPNWFIESCQKIKYMFPKAHAVAYVIMAFRIAYFKVHYPEAFYATYFTVRADDFNLDIVLKGKDSIKNAIKEIEAKGNNASPKEKSLLTVLEVALEMYLRGFKFINVDLYKSDAVKFFITEEGLLPPLNSLEGVGIQAAKTIAQERENGKFLSVEDFRNRTKVSKTVIEILKQYGCLTDLPESNQLSLF, encoded by the coding sequence ATGATTCCAGCATCTTTTCCGCAGGAATTTGAAATAAAAAAAGTAAAACTGTTAAAAAAAGAGAGAAAATTAATTGTAAGCGTATCTTCCAATAATAACATAAATTCTCAGATAAGAAAATTTCAGGATTTTTTGCTTAATAAATTTCCTTTAATTAAAGAAGTAGAAGTCGTAGTAGAACAGGAGAAAAAATTTAATAGTCTTCAGGACATATTAGACAATTTTGAGGAAATAATCTTAAAAATAAGCGAAGAATACCCTGCTTCTCTTAGTTTTTTAAAAACCTGTGATGTAGTAACAGAGAATCAAAAGATAATAATTAAAGCTCCCAACGAAGTAGTCTATCAATTTATAAAAAGCAATAAAATTGATTTTGTTCTTAAGAAATTTCTAAAGGATAAATATGGGTTTAAAACAGAAATAGATGTAGTCCTTTTAGAAGAGTTTGAAGATACAATGGAAAGAATGATAATGGAGGAAGATATAAAAGTTATTGAAGAAATCACTAAAAGCGGGCAGAAGCAAGAAACCGGCAAAACAACAGAAAAAATGGAGGATAAAGAAGATTCCCAAGTACTTTTAGGGAAAGAAATAAAGGCTGAAGTGATATCTATCAAAGATGTTACTGCAGAAACAGAAGAAGCGGTAATTGAAGGTGAAATCTTTTCTCTAGAATTTAAGGAATTAAAGTCTAAAATTTTAATGACTTTTGATATAACTGATTATACTTCATCGATACTTGTAAAAGCCTTTTTAACTGAGGAAAAGTATAATTATTTAAAAGAGAATATCCAAGTAGGCAGTTTTGTAAAATTAAGAGGGAAAGTTTTCTACGACAAATATGAAGGAGACTTAGTAATAAGTCTAAAAGACCTGCAGTTGATATCTCCGAAAGAAAGAAAAGATTTAAGTGAGGAAAAAAGAGTGGAACTTCACTTACACACTCAAATGAGCAGTATGGATGCAGTAGCCTCTGCAACAGAAGTGATTAAAAGAGCAGCAAAATGGGGACATAAAGCCATTGCTATAACAGACCATGCAGTTGTACAAGCATTTCCTGAAGCGATGGAAGCATCTTCTAAATACGGTGTAAAAGTCATATACGGTGTAGAAGGTTATTTAGTGGATGATGGTGTACCTATTGTAACAGGAGATACAGAAGCCACTTTAGAAGATGAATTTACTGTTTTTGATATAGAGACGACGGGTCTTTCCAATATAAATGATGAAATAATTGAAATTGGTGCAGTAAAAATAAAAGAAGGCAAAATAATAGATACTTTTGAAACCTTTGTTAATCCCAAAATTCCTATTTCTTCTTTTATAACAAAACTTACTGGAATTGACGAATCTATGGTTAAAGATGCTCCTTCTATAGAAGAAATATTACCTAAATTCTTGGAGTTTGCTTCTAACAGTGTTTTAGTAGCTCATAATGCAAATTTTGATGTGTCTTTTATAAAATCTAAAGCTAAAAAATTTAATTTAAATGTAAACAATGCAGTTTTAGATACCTTAGAACTAAGTAGACATTTATATAAGGACTTGAAAAATTACAAGCTAGACACACTGGCTGACCATTTACAAGTAAAATTGGAACACCACCACAGAGCAGTAGACGATGCTATGGCTACAGCTGAAATATTTATAAAAACTATTGATAGGTTAAAAGAATTAGGAGTAGAAAAGGTAAAAGATATAAATGCTATATTAAAAGAAAGTGAAGTTGACATACGGAAACTTCCTGTCTATCATGTCACGATTTTGGTAAAAGACCAAAAAGGATTGAGAAATTTATACGAAATAATCTCTAAATCCAATTTGGAATATTTTCATAGAACACCTCGTATTCCCAAAAGTTTACTTATTAGTAGGAGAGAAGGTCTTATCATTGGTTCTGCTTGTGAACAAGGGGAAGTTTTTAGGGCGATTGTATCTAACTTAGAAGAAAAGAAACTAGAGAATATTATTTCTTTTTACGATTATTTAGAAGTACAGCCTGTTGGAAATAATGAGTTTTTAATTGGAAAAGGAGAAGTAAAAAGCGTAGAAGAATTAAGAGAAATCAATCGAAAAATTTACCTTTTAGGTAAAAAATACAACAAATTAGTAGTGGCAACAGGAGATGTGCACTTTTTAGATCCATGGGATGATATATACAGAAAAATTTTAATGGCAGGAAAAGGATATAAGGATGCAGATAGGCAGCCGCCTCTTTATTTTAAAACAACTGATGAGATGCTAAAAGAATTCGAATATTTAGGAGAAGAAGTAGCGAAAGAGATTGTAATTGATAATCCTAATAAAATTGCTGACCTTGTAGAAGAAGTAAAACCTATACCAGATGGAACATTCCCTCCTGTGATAGAGGGAGCTGAAGAAGAATTAAGAAAGCTTACTTTAGATAAAGCCCATGAAATATACGGTGACCCTTTGCCAGAAATAGTACAAAATCGCTTAGATAGAGAATTAAATTCTATAATTAACAATGGATATGCAGTTATGTATATTATAGCTCAAAAATTAGTGTCTAAGTCTTTAAAAGATGGGTATTTGGTTGGTTCTAGAGGTTCTGTAGGCTCTTCTTTAGTAGCCACTATGAGCGGAATAACAGAAGTTAACCCGCTGCCGCCTCATTATGTTTGTCCAAATTGTAAGTATTCCGAGTTTATAACTGATGGAAGCTATGGTTGTGGTGTGGACATGCCGGATAAGACTTGTCCTCACTGTGGAACTTTGATGAGGAAAGATGGTTTTGATATACCCTTTGAAGTGTTTTTAGGTTTTGAAGGGGATAAAGAACCAGATATAGACCTTAATTTTTCTGGGGAATACCAACCTATTGCTCATAAGTATACAGAAGAACTTTTCGGAAAAGGCCATGTTTTTAGAGCAGGTACTATTGGAACTTTAGCAGATAAAACTGCTTATGGATATGTCAAAAAATATTTTGAAGAACGCAATTTAATAGTTCATAAATCAGAAATCAAAAGACTTACTGTTGGTTGTACAGGAGTGAAAAGAACCACAGGGCAACATCCAGGTGGAATAATGGTAGTGCCAAAGGACAAGAGTATTTATGACTTTACTCCAATACAGCATCCTGCTGATGCAGAAGACACCGATGTTATAACAACTCATTTTGACTACCATTCAATAAGCGGAAGGCTTTTAAAACTGGATATTTTAGGGCATGATGACCCTACAGTTATAAGAATGCTGGAGGATTTAACCGGCATTAATGCAAGAGAAATTCCTTTAGATGATAAAAAAACTATGAGTTTATTTACCAGTGTAGAAGCATTGGGAATAGACCCTGAAGAGCTAAATACTCCTGTGGGTACTTTAGGATTACCTGAGTTTGGTACAAAGTTTGTAAGACAAATGCTTATTGACACTCGTCCTACTACTTTTGCAGAACTAGTACGCATAAGTGGACTTTCTCACGGCACTGATGTATGGCTTAACAATGCTCAGGATATAATAAGAGAAGGAATAGCTACATTAAAAGAAGTAATATCTACAAGAGATGACATAATGCTTTATTTGATAAGCAAAGGTATGGACAAAAAATTGTCTTTTAAAATAATGGAAAATGTGAGGAAAGGCAAAGGTGTAACACAAGAAGAAATAGAAGAAATGAGAAAACACGGTGTTCCAAATTGGTTTATTGAGTCTTGCCAAAAAATAAAATATATGTTTCCGAAGGCTCATGCTGTGGCATACGTAATAATGGCATTTCGAATTGCTTATTTTAAAGTTCATTATCCAGAAGCCTTTTATGCTACTTACTTTACCGTTAGAGCAGATGACTTTAATTTGGATATTGTATTAAAAGGGAAAGACAGCATAAAAAATGCTATAAAAGAGATAGAAGCGAAAGGAAATAATGCTAGTCCTAAAGAAAAAAGCCTTTTAACAGTATTAGAAGTAGCTTTAGAGATGTACCTAAGAGGATTTAAGTTTATAAATGTAGACTTATATAAATCTGATGCAGTCAAATTTTTTATTACTGAAGAAGGATTGCTACCACCTCTTAATTCTTTAGAGGGAGTAGGAATACAAGCAGCCAAAACAATTGCACAAGAAAGAGAAAATGGCAAATTTCTATCTGTTGAAGATTTTAGAAACAGAACAAAGGTCAGTAAAACAGTTATAGAAATATTAAAACAGTATGGCTGTTTAACCGATTTGCCAGAATCTAATCAATTAAGTTTATTTTAG
- a CDS encoding glycosyltransferase family 2 protein, with product MISVVIPAFNEEKNIGRVLSVLETIDLIDEIIVVNDGSTDDTKEQALKYNVKLVDLPKNQGKGKALKAGIENSKGDIIVMLDADLIGLTEKHFVNLVSPVLKNEADMTIGIFSGGRKSTDFAQKIAPFLSGQRAIKRQFLENIEEMEISRFGVEIALNRHAEKNKLRVVNVPLENMSHVMKEEKLGLIRGFYARLKMYFDILKMWI from the coding sequence ATGATTTCTGTTGTAATCCCAGCTTTTAATGAAGAAAAAAATATTGGGAGAGTTTTGTCAGTCTTAGAAACAATAGACCTGATTGATGAAATCATAGTTGTAAATGATGGTTCTACGGATGATACAAAAGAGCAAGCCTTAAAATACAATGTAAAGCTAGTAGATTTGCCGAAAAATCAGGGCAAGGGGAAAGCATTAAAAGCAGGAATAGAAAATTCTAAAGGCGATATTATTGTCATGTTAGATGCCGATTTGATTGGACTTACTGAAAAACATTTTGTAAATCTCGTATCTCCTGTATTAAAGAATGAAGCAGATATGACAATTGGAATTTTTTCTGGTGGAAGAAAATCTACAGATTTTGCACAAAAAATAGCACCCTTTTTGTCAGGCCAAAGGGCAATAAAAAGGCAGTTTTTAGAAAACATTGAAGAGATGGAAATCAGTAGATTCGGAGTAGAAATTGCTTTAAATAGACATGCTGAAAAGAATAAGTTAAGAGTGGTAAATGTGCCTCTTGAGAATATGAGTCATGTCATGAAAGAAGAAAAGCTGGGATTAATTAGAGGATTTTATGCGCGATTAAAAATGTATTTTGATATTTTAAAAATGTGGATTTAG
- the ispG gene encoding flavodoxin-dependent (E)-4-hydroxy-3-methylbut-2-enyl-diphosphate synthase: MRKITREVKIGNKKIGGNNPILVQSMTNTDTHDIEKTIEQIKRLEAEGCDIIRVAVPDMEAAEAIKEIKKNINIPLVADIHFDYRLAIKSIENGADKIRINPGNIGREENIKKVVEIAKEKGIPIRIGVNSGSLEKEILHKYKGVTAEAVVESALKNVLILEKLGFYDIVISLKTTNVPLTIEAYKLASSKVDYPLHVGITEAGTIEAGTIKSAIGIGTLLYLGIGDTIRVSLTGDPVHEVRVGRQILRSLGLLKEGVEIISCPTCGRTKIDLIRLAEEVEKRTRNIKKPLKVAVMGCAVNGPGEAKEADIGIAGGDGEGVIFKKGKVYKKVKEEELVEELMKEIEKLLEEDS; this comes from the coding sequence ATGAGAAAAATTACTCGCGAAGTCAAAATAGGCAATAAAAAAATTGGAGGAAATAATCCAATTTTAGTTCAGTCTATGACTAACACGGATACCCACGATATTGAAAAAACAATAGAGCAGATAAAAAGACTAGAAGCTGAAGGCTGTGATATTATAAGAGTTGCTGTTCCAGATATGGAAGCAGCTGAAGCAATAAAAGAAATAAAGAAAAATATAAATATTCCTTTGGTAGCAGATATTCATTTTGATTATCGATTAGCTATAAAATCAATTGAAAATGGAGCAGACAAGATAAGAATTAATCCCGGAAACATAGGAAGAGAAGAAAATATCAAAAAAGTGGTAGAAATAGCAAAAGAAAAAGGTATTCCTATTAGAATAGGTGTAAATTCTGGTTCTTTAGAAAAAGAAATATTACATAAATACAAGGGAGTAACTGCCGAAGCAGTTGTGGAAAGCGCTTTAAAAAATGTTTTAATTTTAGAAAAGTTAGGCTTTTATGATATAGTTATTTCGCTTAAAACTACAAATGTACCCCTTACTATAGAGGCTTATAAACTCGCTTCTTCAAAAGTGGATTATCCATTGCACGTGGGTATAACGGAAGCGGGTACTATTGAAGCCGGTACTATAAAATCTGCTATAGGAATAGGAACATTACTTTATTTAGGAATAGGAGACACAATACGAGTTTCTTTAACGGGTGATCCAGTCCATGAGGTGAGAGTAGGAAGACAGATTTTACGTTCTTTAGGTCTTTTAAAAGAAGGAGTCGAAATCATTTCCTGCCCTACCTGCGGCAGAACAAAAATTGACTTGATAAGGTTAGCAGAAGAAGTAGAAAAAAGGACGAGGAATATTAAAAAGCCCTTAAAAGTTGCTGTTATGGGATGTGCTGTAAATGGACCAGGGGAAGCAAAAGAAGCAGATATAGGAATAGCAGGAGGAGATGGAGAAGGAGTTATTTTTAAAAAAGGAAAAGTTTATAAAAAAGTTAAAGAAGAAGAGTTAGTAGAAGAATTGATGAAAGAAATTGAAAAATTACTTGAGGAGGATTCTTAA